In Neofelis nebulosa isolate mNeoNeb1 chromosome 7, mNeoNeb1.pri, whole genome shotgun sequence, the following proteins share a genomic window:
- the LOC131516833 gene encoding olfactory receptor 4N4C, protein MELENGTMVKEFILLGLTQSRNIQLLVFVLILIFYLIILPGNFLIILTIRSDPGLTAPLYFFLGNLAFLDASYSFIVAPRMLVDFLSEKKVISYRGCIIQLFFLHFLGGGEGLLLVVMAFDRYIAICRPLHYSTVMNPRACCALLLALWLGGFVHSIIQVALILHLPFCGPNQLDNFFCDVPQVIKLACTDTFVVELLMVFNSGLLTLLCFLGLLSSYAVILCHVHGSASEGKSKALSTCTTHIIIILLMFGPAIFIYTRPFRAFPADKVVSFFHTVIFPLMNPVIYTLRNQEVKSSMRRLLSRHVVC, encoded by the coding sequence ATGGAGCTAGAAAATGGCACGATGGTGAAAGAATTCATCCTTCTTGGTCTGACCCAGTCTCGAAATATTCAGCTCCTGGTCTTTGTGTTGATCTTAATTTTCTATCTCATCATCCTTCCTGGAAATTTCCTCATCATCCTCACCATCAGATCAGACCCTGGTCTCACAGCCCCCCTCTACTTCTTTCTGGGCAACTTGGCCTTCCTGGATGCATCCTACTCCTTCATTGTGGCTCCCAGGATGCTGGTGGACTTCCTCTCTGAGAAGAAGGTAATCTCCTACAGGGGCTGCATCATTCAGCTCTTTTTCTTGCACTTccttggaggaggggaagggttACTCCTTGTTGTGATGGCCTTTGACCGCTATATCGCCATCTGTCGGCCTTTACACTATTCCACAGTCATGAACCCTAGAGCCTGCTGTGCCTTGCTGTTGGCCCTGTGGCTTGGAGGCTTTGTCCACTCCATTATCCAGGTGGCCCTCATCCTCCACTTGCCCTTCTGTGGCCCAAACCAACTGGATAACTTCTTCTGTGATGTGCCACAGGTCATCAAGCTGGCCTGCACAGACACCTTCGTGGTGGAGCTTCTAATGGTCTTCAACAGTGGCCTGCTCACCCTCCTGTGCTTCCTGGGGCTTTTGTCTTCCTATGCAGTCATCCTTTGCCATGTACATGGGTCTGCTTCTGAAGGGAAGAGCAAAGCACTGTCCACATGCACCACTCATATCATTATTATACTTCTCATGTTTGGACCTGCCATCTTCATCTATACTCGCCCCTTCAGGGCCTTCCCAGCAGACAAGGTAGTTTCCTTCTTCCACACAGTGATCTTTCCATTGATGAATCCTGTGATTTATACCCTTCGCAATCAGGAAGTGAAATCCTCCATGAGGAGGTTACTGAGTCGGCATGTTGTCTGCTGA
- the LOC131516834 gene encoding olfactory receptor 4N2 produces MENDNSTVVKEFILLGLTQSRDIQLLVFVLVLIFYLIILPGNFLIILTIRSDPGLTAPLYFFLGNLAFLDASYSFIVAPRMLVDFLSEKKVISYRGCIIQLFFLHFLGGGEGLLLVVMAFDRYIAICRPLHYSTVMNPRACCALLLALWLGGFVHSIIQVALILHLPFCGPNQLDNFFCDVPQVIKLACTDTFVVELLMVFNSGLMTLLCFLGLLASYAVILCRVHGSSSEGKSKAISTCTTHIIVIFLMFGPGIFIYTRPFRAFPADKVVSLFHTVIFPLLNPVIYTLRNQEVKASMRRLFNQHIA; encoded by the coding sequence ATGGAAAATGACAACAGCACAGTGGTGAAAGAATTCATCCTTCTTGGTCTCACCCAGTCTCGAGATATTCAGCTCCTGGTCTTTgtcctagttttaattttctatctCATCATCCTTCCTGGAAATTTCCTCATCATCCTCACCATCAGATCAGACCCTGGTCTCACAGCCCCCCTCTACTTCTTTCTGGGCAACTTGGCCTTCCTGGATGCATCCTACTCCTTCATTGTGGCTCCCAGGATGCTGGTGGACTTCCTCTCTGAGAAGAAGGTAATCTCCTACAGGGGCTGCATCATTCAGCTCTTTTTCTTGCACTTccttggaggaggggaagggttACTCCTTGTTGTGATGGCCTTTGACCGCTATATCGCCATCTGTCGGCCTTTACACTATTCCACAGTCATGAACCCTAGAGCCTGCTGTGCCTTGCTGTTGGCCCTGTGGCTTGGAGGCTTTGTCCACTCCATTATCCAGGTGGCCCTCATCCTCCACTTGCCCTTCTGTGGCCCAAACCAACTGGATAACTTCTTCTGTGATGTGCCACAGGTCATCAAGCTGGCCTGCACAGACACCTTCGTGGTGGAGCTTCTAATGGTCTTCAACAGTGGCCTGATGACCCTCCTGTGCTTCCTGGGGCTTCTGGCCTCCTATGCAGTCATCCTCTGTCGTGTACATGGATCTTCCTCTGAGGGGAAGAGCAAGGCCATATCCACATGCACCACCCATATCATCGTTATATTTCTTATGTTTGGGCCTGGCATCTTTATCTACACTCGCCCCTTCAGAGCCTTCCCAGCTGACAAGGtggtttctctctttcacacagtGATCTTTCCTTTGCTGAATCCTGTGATTTATACCCTTCGCAACCAGGAAGTAAAAGCTTCCATGAGGAGGCTGTTTAATCAGCACATAGCctaa